From a single Flavobacteriales bacterium genomic region:
- the gwsG gene encoding grasp-with-spasm system ATP-grasp peptide maturase, producing MILILSISSDTSTDNVSDYLDQMGAKYIRLHPEDFDHITFFPGENYVNFSATSANKQDKQLFLDQIKIVWFRKWATPNFGITDPSSLERSNEEALVQCLKSERSSIINYITHSLTHVTWMNHPSTSRISKPEQLTQAKLAGLTTPSTIITSSKSMLIEFYHSHDQIISKSIDAPLLLHDPNSSIAYLSYTNTVTESDIDALPLKFFPSMFQEYIDKDVEIRVFYLGGQIWSMAIFSQNDDQTAVDFRKYNKAMPNRTTCFQMPNQIKNNITRFMERTGLITGSLDFILTPSGEYVFLEVNPSGQYDMISKPCNYHLDKAIATFLYNSDKDEKLTFHKRQFAVEEN from the coding sequence ATGATTCTGATTCTGAGCATAAGTAGTGATACCTCCACAGACAATGTATCCGATTACCTGGATCAAATGGGTGCAAAATATATCCGATTACATCCAGAAGACTTTGACCACATCACTTTTTTCCCCGGTGAAAACTACGTTAATTTCTCGGCCACTTCCGCAAACAAACAGGACAAGCAATTATTCTTGGATCAAATCAAGATAGTATGGTTTCGTAAGTGGGCTACTCCCAATTTTGGAATAACCGACCCATCCTCTTTGGAAAGAAGCAATGAGGAGGCATTAGTACAATGCCTAAAAAGTGAAAGATCATCTATCATAAATTATATCACCCATAGTTTAACGCATGTAACATGGATGAATCACCCATCCACATCAAGGATCAGCAAACCAGAACAACTTACACAGGCCAAGTTGGCCGGTCTGACCACCCCCAGCACAATTATAACATCCAGTAAGTCAATGTTAATTGAGTTTTACCATTCACATGATCAAATCATCTCAAAAAGCATTGACGCGCCGCTTTTGCTTCACGACCCAAACAGTTCCATAGCATATTTGTCTTATACCAATACTGTCACAGAATCTGATATTGACGCACTTCCCTTAAAATTCTTTCCCAGTATGTTTCAGGAATATATAGACAAAGACGTCGAGATCCGGGTATTTTACCTTGGTGGGCAAATCTGGTCAATGGCTATATTCTCACAGAATGACGATCAAACAGCCGTTGATTTCAGAAAGTATAACAAAGCAATGCCAAATCGAACAACATGTTTCCAAATGCCAAATCAAATCAAAAATAATATTACAAGGTTCATGGAACGAACTGGACTGATTACCGGTTCTTTGGATTTTATTCTGACTCCCTCCGGCGAATATGTTTTTTTAGAAGTTAATCCATCCGGTCAATATGATATGATCTCTAAACCATGCAACTACCATCTCGACAAGGCAATAGCAACATTTCTTTATAATTCAGATAAAGATGAAAAACTCACATTCCATAAAAGACAGTTTGCTGTTGAAGAAAATTAA
- the gwsS gene encoding grasp-with-spasm system SPASM domain peptide maturase: MKELMLKLFDHCIPVKGFTRSIICDTQRNQFDFIPNALFDILSKDQGKTANEIKSNYTRNQIEIIDDYLTFLENKNYVFWTSEPHLFPDIDRSFETPSVITNAIIEAGQYLLKNIDSIIDQLDDLGCKALEIRAYNPIDFEDIEKITSASSLSKIRTIHIILKHNEHISSSQYKSLHEMNPRIRSICIHSSPEDRQESLDFSGNLTLSFTSTTVSSEKCCGLIHPNYFTPNLHALIESQENNSCLNRKVAITQQGNITNCPSMNHSFGCIETKTIRDVVTEDEFQSMWRIRKDQVKVCQDCEFRHICTDCRAYVEDPEDLHSKPLKCGYDPYNGKWEDWSANPLKQKAIEYYDLKTITEQVS; this comes from the coding sequence GTGAAAGAACTAATGCTTAAACTTTTTGATCACTGTATTCCTGTGAAAGGATTTACGCGAAGTATTATTTGCGATACCCAAAGGAATCAGTTTGATTTTATCCCCAATGCTCTTTTCGACATACTTTCCAAGGACCAAGGAAAAACGGCAAATGAAATTAAGTCCAATTACACCCGCAATCAGATTGAAATCATTGACGATTATTTGACGTTTCTGGAAAATAAAAACTATGTTTTTTGGACATCTGAACCTCACCTATTTCCTGATATTGACAGGAGTTTTGAAACACCCTCTGTTATCACAAATGCAATTATCGAGGCTGGTCAATACCTCCTAAAAAACATTGATAGCATCATCGATCAGCTAGATGATCTTGGGTGCAAAGCGTTGGAGATACGAGCTTACAATCCAATTGATTTTGAAGATATTGAAAAAATCACTTCTGCCTCATCATTGAGCAAGATCAGAACCATTCATATTATTTTAAAACATAACGAACACATTTCCTCCTCCCAATACAAATCACTACATGAAATGAACCCGAGAATACGCAGCATTTGCATTCATTCATCTCCTGAGGATAGGCAGGAATCTCTGGATTTTTCAGGCAACCTCACACTGTCATTCACTTCAACAACGGTAAGTAGTGAAAAATGCTGTGGACTTATCCACCCCAACTATTTCACTCCAAATTTACATGCACTAATAGAATCCCAAGAAAACAACTCATGCCTGAATCGAAAAGTAGCAATTACGCAACAAGGCAACATAACAAATTGCCCATCCATGAATCACAGCTTTGGCTGTATTGAAACAAAAACCATTAGAGATGTTGTTACAGAGGATGAATTTCAATCAATGTGGAGGATACGCAAAGACCAGGTGAAGGTCTGTCAGGACTGTGAATTCAGACATATATGTACAGACTGCCGTGCCTATGTGGAAGACCCGGAGGATTTACATAGCAAACCGCTCAAATGTGGCTACGATCCCTACAATGGCAAATGGGAAGATTGGAGTGCAAATCCGTTAAAACAAAAGGCAATTGAATACTATGATCTAAAGACGATAACGGAGCAGGTTTCATGA
- a CDS encoding HlyD family efflux transporter periplasmic adaptor subunit — MPEQTDHIHLRSEEVQDILGKTPSWMIRWGTAMILGLILMLVFLSWFIRYPDVIAGPVMVTTETPPVKLVSNSSGKLIRLFHRDGTIVKEGEPLAEIENNMTREGMMFLDSLLPDVDRLLASKTDWVAFNDHDLVFGSLQQDYQSLKTACTEYAQWRNDPYGVEQIGKLKNKITHYRQLIAIMKDQAALSEKELRNATETYHANQKLYKEGVYSKKDFFDRESAYRQKQQTVEEQKKAMTQNAIALNDLESQLLDAEHARTETERKYREDIRRGLASLRNGIQSWEQNFLLRSPISGKLSYLSNLSTSQHVNSGDALFAVIPESESYTAWMELPSQGAGKVRSGQQVQIAFQDYPSHEYGRIAGQVVSLSLIPNGNTYRAEIRLTDGLESTYHRKLAYKPEMKGTAEVVTDDLRLMDRVFNRFREVLKR, encoded by the coding sequence GTGCCTGAACAAACAGACCATATCCACCTGCGCAGCGAAGAAGTCCAGGACATCCTGGGGAAAACACCATCGTGGATGATTCGCTGGGGTACGGCCATGATCCTTGGACTGATCCTGATGCTGGTGTTTCTTTCCTGGTTCATCCGCTACCCGGATGTGATTGCCGGACCAGTCATGGTCACCACCGAAACCCCACCAGTGAAATTGGTCTCCAACAGTTCAGGGAAATTGATCAGGCTTTTTCATCGGGATGGAACCATTGTAAAGGAGGGTGAGCCACTGGCCGAAATTGAAAACAACATGACACGGGAAGGCATGATGTTTCTGGATTCCCTGCTGCCGGATGTGGACCGGTTGCTGGCAAGTAAAACCGATTGGGTAGCTTTCAATGATCACGATCTTGTTTTCGGTAGCCTTCAGCAGGATTACCAATCGCTCAAAACCGCCTGCACTGAATACGCCCAATGGCGCAATGATCCGTACGGCGTGGAACAGATCGGCAAACTGAAGAACAAGATCACGCACTACCGGCAACTGATCGCCATCATGAAAGACCAGGCAGCCCTGTCCGAAAAAGAACTGAGAAATGCCACGGAGACCTACCATGCCAACCAGAAGTTGTACAAAGAAGGTGTGTATTCCAAAAAAGATTTCTTTGACCGTGAATCGGCCTACCGGCAGAAACAGCAAACCGTGGAAGAACAGAAGAAGGCGATGACCCAGAACGCTATTGCCCTGAACGATCTGGAAAGCCAGTTACTTGATGCCGAACATGCACGTACCGAAACCGAGCGCAAGTACAGGGAAGATATCCGGCGCGGATTGGCCAGCCTGAGAAACGGAATCCAATCCTGGGAGCAAAATTTTCTGTTACGCTCTCCCATCTCCGGTAAGCTGAGTTACCTGTCCAACCTGAGTACCAGTCAACACGTCAACAGTGGTGATGCCCTGTTTGCCGTCATCCCGGAAAGTGAAAGCTACACCGCCTGGATGGAACTACCTTCTCAAGGGGCAGGTAAGGTCAGAAGCGGACAACAGGTACAGATCGCTTTTCAGGATTACCCTTCCCACGAGTATGGACGCATTGCCGGGCAAGTCGTTTCTCTCTCATTGATCCCCAACGGCAACACCTACAGGGCGGAGATCCGGTTAACCGATGGTTTGGAATCCACCTACCACAGAAAGCTGGCTTACAAACCGGAAATGAAGGGAACCGCCGAAGTGGTAACGGATGATCTTCGGCTGATGGACAGGGTGTTCAACCGGTTCAGGGAGGTGTTGAAGCGGTAA
- the vsr gene encoding DNA mismatch endonuclease Vsr, whose amino-acid sequence MADIYHKTKRKEIMSNISGKETKPEMLVRKYLYSQGFRYRKNDKRYPGKPDILIPRYKTAVFVHGCFWHGHTCKAAKLPETRKQFWTNKIEGTKARDKANRRDLEKLGFQIIIVWQCEINTTEKRNNRLSELISEIVRVRD is encoded by the coding sequence GTGGCTGACATCTACCATAAAACCAAGCGTAAAGAAATCATGTCAAACATATCCGGCAAAGAAACCAAGCCGGAAATGCTGGTGCGTAAGTATCTCTATTCTCAGGGATTCAGGTACCGAAAAAACGATAAACGCTATCCCGGGAAGCCCGATATTTTAATCCCCAGGTACAAAACGGCCGTGTTTGTTCACGGCTGCTTTTGGCACGGCCACACTTGTAAAGCTGCCAAGCTGCCCGAAACCAGGAAACAATTTTGGACAAACAAAATAGAGGGCACGAAAGCCCGCGACAAAGCCAACCGGAGAGACCTGGAAAAGTTGGGCTTTCAAATCATCATTGTATGGCAATGCGAAATCAATACCACTGAAAAGCGAAACAACCGGTTGTCGGAATTAATCTCGGAAATCGTCCGTGTGAGGGATTGA
- a CDS encoding peptidase domain-containing ABC transporter — MKKFSFYRQSDAMDCGPTCLRMIAKHYGRAISLEKLKRISETTRLGANLRNISDAAEGIGFRSLGVKTDFNKLKEDAPLPCILHWNQNHFVVLYKIKRDTLYVADPGHGLLKFSTNEFMGNWTGQSTTDETNKGVALLLEPTPRLRQSEEDDHASRKGFSFLSQYLFRYKKFILQLCLGLLAGSLLNLIFPFLTQSIVDIGIQNRDINFIYLILLAQLLLFMGRASIEVIRGWILLHLSTRINISLVSDFFIKLMNLPISYFDVKVTGDIMQRINDHRRIENLLTTTSLNTLFSFFNLIVFGAVLAWYDPRIFFIFLAGSTLYITWVLVFLKRRKDLDYKRFSRSSEEQSKVIELINGMQEIKLHNAEKQKRWSWEHLQARLYKIAIKSLALEQTQSTGSSFINELKNIMVTVFAAKLVIDGDITLGMMLSISFITGQLNGPILQLVNFVYTAQDARIALERLSEIHNKEDEEDERSHKVSHVPGGDIVLKNVSFRYAGGIKPVLQHLHLTIPDGKITAIVGSSGSGKTTLMKLLLKFYQPQEGEIKLGSIALDNIAHQAWRERCGVVMQEGFIFNDTIANNIAVGAEHVDPERLVRAAETANIRSFIEELPLGYNTKIGMEGLGLSTGQKQRILIARAVYKNPEMILFDEATSALDAENERQIMFNLEAFMKGRTAVVIAHRLSTVKHADQIVVLDNGKIIELGTHDELVEARGRYFHLVKNQLQLEKLDDN, encoded by the coding sequence ATGAAGAAGTTTTCTTTTTATCGTCAATCAGATGCAATGGACTGCGGTCCTACCTGCCTTCGCATGATCGCGAAGCATTATGGCCGTGCAATATCCCTTGAAAAACTCAAACGTATCTCGGAGACCACCCGCCTGGGCGCTAACTTAAGGAACATTTCGGATGCCGCAGAAGGCATTGGGTTTCGTAGCCTAGGGGTAAAAACAGATTTCAACAAACTCAAAGAAGACGCACCACTTCCCTGCATCCTTCATTGGAACCAAAACCACTTTGTGGTTCTGTATAAAATTAAACGGGATACCCTGTACGTCGCTGACCCCGGGCACGGTCTGTTAAAATTCTCCACAAACGAGTTCATGGGCAACTGGACGGGTCAATCGACCACCGACGAAACCAACAAGGGCGTGGCACTTCTTCTGGAACCCACCCCCCGGTTGCGCCAGAGCGAGGAAGACGATCATGCTTCCCGCAAAGGTTTTTCTTTTCTTTCCCAATACCTGTTCCGGTACAAGAAGTTCATCCTCCAACTCTGTCTGGGCCTTTTGGCCGGCAGCCTGCTGAACCTGATCTTTCCTTTCCTCACCCAGAGCATCGTTGACATCGGTATCCAGAACCGCGACATCAATTTCATCTACCTGATTCTGCTGGCTCAACTGCTGCTCTTCATGGGCCGGGCTTCCATCGAGGTCATCCGCGGATGGATCTTACTACACCTCAGCACACGCATCAACATCTCCCTGGTGTCCGACTTCTTCATCAAGCTGATGAACCTGCCCATTTCCTATTTCGACGTGAAGGTCACCGGCGACATCATGCAACGCATCAACGACCACCGCAGGATCGAGAACCTGCTGACTACCACTTCTCTCAACACCCTGTTCTCTTTTTTCAACCTCATCGTATTCGGCGCCGTGCTGGCCTGGTACGATCCGCGCATCTTCTTCATCTTCCTGGCCGGGAGCACTCTCTACATCACATGGGTACTGGTCTTTCTTAAACGCCGAAAAGACCTCGACTATAAACGTTTTTCCCGTTCCAGCGAAGAACAGAGCAAGGTGATTGAACTGATCAACGGCATGCAGGAAATCAAGCTGCACAATGCCGAGAAACAGAAGCGCTGGTCATGGGAACATCTCCAGGCAAGGCTATACAAGATCGCCATTAAGAGCCTGGCCCTAGAACAAACCCAATCCACCGGCTCTTCTTTTATCAACGAATTGAAGAACATCATGGTCACCGTGTTTGCCGCCAAGCTGGTTATCGACGGGGACATTACGCTGGGGATGATGCTATCCATCTCCTTTATCACCGGACAACTCAACGGTCCCATCCTGCAACTGGTCAATTTTGTCTACACCGCACAGGATGCCCGCATCGCTTTGGAACGACTCTCGGAGATCCACAACAAGGAGGATGAAGAGGATGAGCGTAGCCATAAGGTATCGCATGTGCCTGGAGGAGACATTGTCCTAAAGAATGTGTCCTTCAGGTATGCGGGCGGAATTAAACCCGTGTTGCAACACCTTCACCTGACCATCCCGGATGGGAAGATCACCGCCATCGTCGGCTCCAGCGGCAGCGGCAAGACCACCCTGATGAAACTGCTGCTGAAATTCTACCAACCACAGGAGGGGGAAATAAAACTGGGCAGCATCGCCCTTGATAACATTGCTCATCAAGCCTGGCGGGAACGTTGCGGCGTAGTGATGCAAGAAGGTTTTATCTTTAATGATACCATCGCCAACAACATCGCCGTGGGTGCCGAACATGTGGACCCGGAACGGCTGGTGCGTGCGGCGGAAACGGCCAACATCCGTTCTTTCATCGAAGAATTGCCCCTGGGCTACAACACCAAGATCGGTATGGAGGGTTTGGGTCTCAGTACCGGGCAGAAACAACGCATCCTGATCGCACGTGCAGTCTACAAGAACCCGGAGATGATCCTGTTCGATGAAGCCACCAGCGCGCTGGATGCGGAGAATGAACGACAGATCATGTTCAACCTGGAAGCTTTTATGAAAGGACGGACCGCCGTTGTGATTGCCCACCGACTGAGCACGGTCAAGCATGCTGATCAGATCGTGGTGCTGGACAATGGAAAGATCATTGAACTGGGTACACATGATGAACTGGTGGAAGCACGGGGAAGGTATTTTCATCTTGTGAAGAACCAACTGCAACTGGAAAAACTGGATGATAATTGA
- a CDS encoding four helix bundle protein, which yields MENGRKPNQVRDMSFAFALDAVKTYKEIVREQREYVLSKQWLRSATSIGANVQEAEHAESRADFTHKHAIALKEANESRYWMELLYQSGYMSREAYSLLNDKNIQLIKLLAAIVKKSKLKSENSKEV from the coding sequence ATGGAAAATGGCCGCAAACCGAATCAGGTGAGGGATATGAGTTTTGCATTTGCACTGGATGCTGTGAAAACATACAAAGAAATTGTCAGGGAGCAGAGGGAATATGTATTGTCCAAACAATGGCTGCGCTCAGCAACATCCATCGGGGCCAATGTACAGGAAGCTGAACACGCTGAAAGTCGAGCTGATTTCACTCACAAACATGCCATCGCGTTGAAGGAAGCCAATGAAAGCAGATACTGGATGGAACTGTTGTATCAATCCGGGTATATGTCGCGGGAAGCATATTCCTTGCTGAATGACAAAAACATTCAACTCATCAAACTCCTTGCAGCCATAGTTAAGAAATCAAAATTGAAAAGTGAAAATTCGAAAGAGGTATGA
- a CDS encoding cold-shock protein, with protein MEKGTVKFFNESKGFGFITMEDKRDIFVHVTALQEEIRENDEVVFEVEEGKKGLNAVNVRLA; from the coding sequence ATGGAAAAAGGAACAGTAAAATTCTTCAATGAGTCCAAAGGATTCGGATTCATCACAATGGAAGACAAACGCGACATCTTCGTGCACGTAACCGCGTTGCAGGAGGAAATCCGCGAGAATGACGAAGTTGTCTTCGAAGTGGAAGAAGGAAAAAAAGGCCTGAATGCAGTGAATGTAAGACTGGCCTAA
- a CDS encoding OmpA family protein codes for MLVLFNLILDVHMRLLYLIFLTLISSHLAIAQNLVQNPGFEEVDDSTQLWCVACLTKPLPSQQKQLFKFRPNHWTAATRLTTPELYDSKSQNKLSVKWSPEKVHSPEGSKFAGLFMFNSGNREFIQNELSKPLVKGQTYCVSLKVRLSDYSKWGVDKIGVLFTERKQFFQEQADILEMQSQLESQTGVVIKERVNWTTLCGQYTALGQEQYLIIGRFAANEQTSIQLLPDYNKLGEALIKTDGAYYLVDEVMVTPLTDHGQCGCSGIPLESNSINHTPVNTLFPKVDSFPTGKNIILDNIYFDIDSSVLLSNSFPQMNKLVEYLNSHPSIHIEISGHTDNTGTDEHNKQLSEDRAKSVADYLYKHGVKEERVKWQGLGSSVPAATNATEEGRKENRRISFTLSNYDSDSEHK; via the coding sequence ATGCTGGTCCTGTTTAACCTTATTTTAGATGTACACATGAGGCTTCTGTACCTGATATTTTTAACTCTAATCTCATCCCACTTAGCAATAGCCCAGAACCTGGTACAAAACCCTGGGTTCGAGGAAGTGGATGATTCGACACAATTATGGTGTGTGGCATGTCTCACAAAACCCCTCCCATCTCAACAAAAACAACTTTTTAAATTCAGACCCAACCACTGGACCGCGGCTACCAGACTTACTACGCCCGAACTGTACGACAGCAAATCACAGAACAAACTTTCAGTTAAATGGAGTCCAGAAAAGGTCCATTCACCGGAAGGAAGCAAATTTGCAGGTCTGTTTATGTTTAATTCTGGTAACCGGGAGTTTATACAGAATGAATTGTCCAAACCACTGGTAAAGGGTCAAACATACTGTGTAAGCCTGAAGGTTCGGCTTTCGGATTATTCTAAATGGGGAGTTGACAAGATCGGGGTGTTATTCACTGAGAGAAAACAATTTTTTCAAGAACAAGCAGACATACTCGAAATGCAATCGCAATTGGAATCCCAAACTGGAGTGGTAATAAAAGAAAGAGTTAACTGGACAACACTATGCGGGCAATATACTGCTTTGGGACAAGAACAGTATTTAATAATAGGGAGATTTGCCGCTAATGAACAAACTTCGATACAGTTACTCCCGGACTATAATAAGTTAGGCGAAGCACTTATTAAAACGGATGGTGCCTATTACTTGGTTGATGAAGTTATGGTCACGCCATTAACGGATCATGGTCAATGTGGATGTAGTGGAATCCCCTTGGAGTCAAATTCAATAAATCATACGCCTGTTAATACTTTATTTCCTAAGGTGGATTCCTTTCCCACAGGTAAAAATATAATTCTTGACAACATATACTTCGATATCGACAGTTCGGTACTTCTCAGCAATTCATTTCCTCAAATGAACAAGCTGGTTGAATATCTGAATTCACACCCTTCTATTCACATAGAAATCTCAGGACACACCGATAATACAGGAACGGACGAGCATAACAAACAACTTTCAGAAGATAGAGCCAAATCCGTAGCAGACTATTTATACAAACATGGAGTCAAGGAAGAGCGCGTTAAATGGCAGGGGCTAGGCAGTTCTGTGCCTGCAGCCACGAATGCCACAGAAGAGGGAAGAAAGGAAAATAGAAGAATCTCATTCACATTGTCAAATTATGATTCTGATTCTGAGCATAAGTAG
- a CDS encoding DEAD/DEAH box helicase: MRTRQQQKRRKPGQRPANQPPRGYRNGKRRSAKAKLGQSLDPETLIKKAEPRSETKYDSGRTIDNLPLDQRLTDRIRKKGFERLTPIQDQSLEPLIQGQNLMGIAQTGTGKTGAFLIPVIHRLLTEPNRHQALVLVPTRELALQVQEEFDSLSQGLGLRRTTLIGGTSLHTDRQRLKKGNHVIIGTPGRVQDHIDNGGLRLHTFTTFILDEFDRMLDMGFIRNVNRIHAEMKNLKQTVLFSATESASQRKDIDRLLRNPVEVRVSSGNRTSDHIEQDVVRIMPGEDKFSIMLNLIQQDGFERVLVFEETKRSVSKLALKLKKAGVSVDEIHGNKTQASRKRALDKFRAGNIKVLVATDVAARGIDVDDVSHVINYRVPVNRESYIHRIGRTGRAGRQGIALTLVD, from the coding sequence TTGAGAACAAGACAACAACAAAAAAGAAGAAAGCCGGGACAACGTCCAGCCAACCAACCACCCCGCGGATACCGCAATGGGAAAAGAAGATCTGCCAAAGCCAAGTTGGGGCAAAGCCTTGACCCCGAAACATTGATAAAAAAAGCCGAACCCAGATCCGAAACCAAATACGACAGCGGCAGAACCATTGATAACCTGCCACTGGATCAACGCCTCACAGACCGGATCAGGAAAAAAGGGTTTGAAAGACTTACCCCCATCCAGGACCAAAGCCTGGAACCCCTCATTCAGGGGCAGAATCTCATGGGAATAGCACAGACCGGTACGGGAAAGACCGGCGCTTTTTTGATTCCCGTGATCCATCGGCTGCTGACCGAACCCAACCGGCACCAGGCACTGGTGTTGGTTCCTACGAGGGAACTGGCATTGCAGGTGCAGGAAGAATTCGATAGCCTGTCTCAAGGCCTTGGACTCCGCCGCACCACCCTGATCGGTGGCACCAGTTTGCACACCGACAGACAGCGATTGAAAAAAGGCAACCACGTGATCATCGGTACGCCGGGTCGCGTGCAGGACCACATCGACAATGGTGGCCTGCGCCTTCACACGTTCACCACATTTATCCTGGATGAGTTCGACCGCATGCTTGATATGGGTTTCATCCGCAACGTGAACAGGATTCACGCGGAAATGAAAAACCTGAAGCAAACCGTTCTGTTTTCCGCCACGGAAAGTGCCAGCCAGCGTAAGGACATAGACCGATTGTTGCGCAATCCTGTTGAAGTACGGGTGTCATCCGGCAACCGCACATCAGATCATATCGAACAGGACGTGGTTCGCATCATGCCCGGCGAAGATAAGTTCAGCATAATGCTGAACCTGATCCAACAAGATGGCTTCGAGCGGGTGCTGGTATTCGAAGAAACAAAACGAAGCGTGAGCAAACTGGCGCTCAAACTAAAGAAAGCCGGTGTTTCAGTGGATGAAATTCACGGGAATAAAACCCAGGCGTCGCGAAAAAGAGCGTTGGATAAATTCCGGGCCGGGAATATTAAGGTGCTCGTTGCTACGGATGTTGCCGCACGGGGTATTGACGTAGACGATGTATCACATGTGATTAATTACCGGGTTCCTGTGAACCGGGAAAGCTATATACACCGGATCGGTAGAACGGGTCGGGCCGGGAGACAGGGCATTGCATTAACCCTGGTGGATTGA
- a CDS encoding nucleotidyl transferase AbiEii/AbiGii toxin family protein yields MAKPQLDEIKRLVVRALVADELLVGILVLKGGNAIDLAYELSNRGSLDIDFSIASDFTAEELNRIRNQSDHLLNQEFEKVGLKAFDVKFEERPHTVKDEVKDFWGGYLLEFKLSTMENYTHFDSLDDIRRNALVVGKNNSTKFTVDISKYEYVGKKRPRDIEGATVYVYSPEMLALEKLRALCQQLPAYKEIVLSMTSKPRARDFYDIHNLLTSFDLDFSSSENRHLAHSIFEAKRVPLSFIGHIESQREFHRGGWESVVQTVNANEELKSFDAYFDFVIGAFRHLAAD; encoded by the coding sequence ATGGCAAAACCTCAGTTAGATGAAATAAAACGGTTGGTAGTCAGGGCGCTGGTAGCTGATGAATTGCTGGTGGGCATATTGGTATTGAAGGGAGGGAATGCCATTGATCTTGCCTATGAATTATCCAATCGGGGATCTCTTGATATCGATTTCTCCATTGCATCGGATTTTACCGCTGAAGAACTGAACCGAATACGGAATCAATCCGATCATCTGCTGAACCAAGAATTTGAAAAAGTGGGTTTAAAGGCCTTTGATGTGAAGTTTGAGGAGAGACCTCATACGGTTAAGGATGAAGTAAAAGATTTTTGGGGTGGATACCTACTCGAGTTTAAACTATCCACCATGGAGAACTATACCCATTTTGACTCCCTTGACGATATAAGAAGAAATGCACTGGTTGTGGGCAAGAACAACTCGACCAAGTTTACGGTTGACATCAGCAAATACGAGTATGTTGGCAAGAAACGGCCACGCGATATTGAAGGAGCCACGGTGTATGTTTACTCGCCGGAAATGCTGGCCCTTGAAAAACTCAGGGCCCTGTGCCAGCAACTTCCGGCATACAAGGAAATTGTGCTGAGCATGACCTCCAAACCCAGGGCCCGTGATTTCTATGACATACATAACTTGCTGACATCTTTCGATCTGGATTTCTCAAGCAGCGAAAACAGGCACCTGGCTCATAGTATTTTTGAAGCCAAGAGGGTTCCCTTATCATTTATTGGACATATTGAAAGCCAACGGGAGTTTCATCGGGGTGGATGGGAAAGTGTTGTGCAAACAGTCAATGCAAATGAAGAGCTCAAGTCGTTCGATGCGTATTTCGACTTTGTGATCGGTGCCTTCAGGCATTTGGCTGCGGACTAA
- a CDS encoding response regulator, translating into MIKAVIIDDEPLAIQVVKDYLSDFADIHVVQECGNGFEGIKAITEHQPDLVFLDIQMPKINGFEMLELIDEPRPGIIFTTAFDEYAVAAFEVHAVDYLLKPFSKERFAKAVNNWLKARGSEQSDRKLRELADSTPSNREEMHRVVVKDGSNIRILPVQDIHYFEAYDDYVKVITANDCFLKKKTMQYFEDSLSQAGFLRVHRSFIVQLAQITRIEPAGKDNHVAILKSGVSIPMSRSGYAKLKDVLELK; encoded by the coding sequence ATGATCAAAGCCGTTATCATAGACGACGAACCCCTGGCGATCCAGGTGGTGAAGGATTACCTTTCCGACTTTGCCGATATACATGTTGTGCAGGAATGCGGCAACGGGTTTGAAGGCATCAAGGCCATCACCGAACACCAACCCGACCTGGTTTTCCTCGACATCCAGATGCCGAAGATCAACGGATTTGAAATGCTGGAACTGATTGACGAACCCCGGCCGGGCATCATCTTCACTACTGCCTTCGATGAGTATGCTGTGGCCGCTTTCGAGGTACATGCGGTCGATTACCTGCTAAAACCTTTCAGCAAAGAACGTTTTGCGAAGGCCGTGAATAATTGGTTAAAGGCGCGTGGCAGCGAACAATCCGACCGGAAGCTCCGGGAGCTCGCCGATTCAACACCCTCCAACCGCGAAGAAATGCATCGGGTGGTGGTGAAAGACGGCAGCAACATACGCATCCTGCCGGTACAGGACATTCATTATTTCGAAGCGTATGACGACTACGTGAAGGTGATCACCGCCAACGACTGTTTCCTGAAGAAGAAAACGATGCAGTATTTTGAGGACAGCCTCAGTCAGGCAGGATTCCTGCGGGTGCACAGGTCATTCATCGTGCAGCTGGCCCAGATCACACGCATTGAACCCGCAGGCAAAGACAACCATGTAGCCATTCTGAAAAGCGGTGTCTCCATCCCAATGAGCCGAAGCGGGTATGCAAAGCTGAAGGACGTATTGGAGTTGAAGTAA